From Ruminococcus sp. HUN007, a single genomic window includes:
- a CDS encoding LytTR family DNA-binding domain-containing protein, translating into MLRVAVCDNDNNICCMISEILQNFFDRQSVEVSISRHLNGITLLNEHHTQKYDIMFLDIDMPEMSGFEIASELRNGKSDCLIIFITSHSELVYDSLNFQPFNFIRKNCSISLEEGIETVTEKALKQIEYKKKLILEDDISGRCAVYPDEIIYIECDRHYLKYHVLKKDNPIRVRGTMAECELLFEGRNFVKIHKSYMVNLGFLKRIDSQKSEVMLAPDNQKLPVSRSCRKALDEKYTLYLRSKV; encoded by the coding sequence ATGCTTCGGGTTGCTGTGTGTGATAATGACAATAATATATGCTGTATGATTTCTGAAATACTGCAGAACTTTTTTGACAGGCAGTCAGTGGAAGTTAGCATATCCAGGCATCTTAATGGTATCACCTTGCTGAATGAGCATCACACGCAGAAATATGATATTATGTTTCTGGATATAGATATGCCTGAAATGTCAGGCTTTGAAATAGCGTCTGAACTGAGAAACGGAAAATCAGATTGTCTGATAATATTTATAACCAGTCATTCGGAGCTTGTTTATGACAGTCTGAATTTTCAGCCGTTTAATTTCATAAGAAAGAACTGCAGTATCTCTCTTGAAGAAGGTATTGAAACCGTAACGGAAAAGGCTCTGAAACAAATAGAGTATAAAAAGAAACTTATACTTGAAGACGATATTTCCGGAAGGTGTGCGGTATATCCGGATGAGATCATATATATTGAATGCGACCGCCATTACCTTAAATATCATGTTTTGAAAAAGGATAATCCTATAAGAGTCAGAGGAACGATGGCTGAATGTGAATTACTTTTTGAAGGCCGGAATTTTGTAAAGATCCATAAATCATATATGGTCAATCTTGGCTTCCTTAAGAGAATAGACAGTCAGAAAAGCGAGGTAATGCTGGCACCTGACAATCAGAAGCTTCCGGTTAGCAGAAGCTGCAGAAAAGCACTTGATGAAAAGTATACGCTGTATTTAAGGAGTAAGGTGTAA
- a CDS encoding dockerin type I repeat-containing protein, whose protein sequence is MKLLKRVVTVSLLVSALSMSGITGVSAVTSVYGDVNNDGVVNSADMICMNNFLGGNLEVSATQLEKFDLNNNKIVTKVDALALYNLLLS, encoded by the coding sequence ATGAAATTACTAAAAAGAGTTGTTACAGTTTCTTTATTGGTATCAGCACTTTCAATGAGTGGTATTACTGGGGTAAGTGCAGTTACATCAGTATATGGAGACGTAAATAATGATGGGGTAGTTAATTCAGCAGATATGATATGCATGAATAATTTTCTTGGAGGAAACCTCGAAGTAAGTGCAACTCAACTTGAAAAGTTTGATCTTAACAATAATAAAATTGTTACTAAAGTTGATGCTCTTGCACTTTACAATTTGCTGTTAAGTTAA
- a CDS encoding dockerin type I repeat-containing protein, which translates to MKNNVKMKSVVLTLAFGLAVSGTGNVLIAAETERVIPWYEVYASETSISEVLDGLGESYMLIPASRLNPDTKDIYPASNTSVVITETDLKQITELGYKYKVYYDSPVQVNKINEALAKYSIELSQSDTSENVYETNDIHDLKLKKEISEQLAKADHVTGIEELSEVSVVSEGFVAYIYTESDLEKDQIIEKYSKYGLEISHVKENTADDTKYIYYFKFKQFIGKGISDLEYQKNLNELLDDSDIRIDFAFNAEINDSKEYSKNIYQACSSDSNFDINSDGKRDVTDLSMLSLYLIGDLTLTDTQLKASDVDGDGAVTLADLARFKQFLSGVVK; encoded by the coding sequence ATGAAGAATAATGTAAAAATGAAAAGTGTTGTTTTAACATTAGCTTTTGGACTTGCAGTGTCTGGAACCGGTAACGTGTTAATAGCTGCAGAAACAGAGAGAGTTATTCCGTGGTATGAAGTATACGCTTCAGAAACAAGTATTTCTGAAGTATTGGACGGATTGGGCGAAAGTTATATGCTGATTCCTGCTTCGAGACTTAATCCTGATACAAAGGATATTTATCCTGCATCCAATACATCCGTTGTGATAACTGAAACAGATTTAAAACAGATTACAGAACTTGGTTATAAGTATAAAGTATATTACGATTCACCTGTTCAGGTAAATAAAATAAACGAGGCACTGGCGAAGTATAGTATAGAATTATCGCAGTCAGACACATCTGAGAATGTTTATGAAACTAATGATATCCATGATCTTAAACTTAAAAAGGAAATTTCCGAACAGCTTGCTAAAGCTGATCATGTTACAGGAATAGAGGAATTGTCAGAAGTATCTGTTGTGTCTGAAGGTTTCGTGGCCTATATTTACACAGAAAGTGATCTTGAAAAAGATCAGATAATTGAGAAATACTCAAAATACGGACTCGAGATTAGTCATGTTAAAGAGAACACTGCTGACGATACGAAGTATATTTACTATTTTAAGTTCAAACAGTTTATAGGAAAAGGAATATCAGATCTGGAATACCAGAAGAATTTGAATGAGCTTTTGGATGACAGCGATATCCGGATTGATTTTGCGTTTAATGCAGAAATCAATGACAGCAAGGAGTATAGCAAAAATATTTATCAGGCTTGTAGTTCTGATAGTAATTTTGATATTAACAGTGACGGAAAGAGAGATGTAACTGATCTTTCAATGCTTTCACTATATCTTATAGGTGACCTGACACTGACTGACACTCAGCTTAAAGCTTCAGATGTTGACGGTGACGGAGCAGTTACACTTGCAGATCTTGCAAGATTTAAACAGTTCCTGTCTGGTGTTGTAAAATAG
- a CDS encoding serine protease, with protein sequence MSTIKRKRCFVIAFALLIIALLSTVFGIEVNASSSFRMYRRHDCTDSDPTSYDQYALFTLSGLNNYNVPRYGNPNDLKRDANQSIVSIGLNGTGFVVGNHIIATAAHCVYSKNSGEFYYPPIYMMGSGNTPIMTMYPRYIHISKDYITDSEPYRYDYALIYVENDLSNYVMNLGVMRDDYYNVVYASGFPQSHPSNAPSEYGYRYKSVGYIDWPATNNDSSGLSLWHTADIFGGDSGGPLFIRESVSDGTISTNYADSDDTNNSINQNTDYSISVVGINVVSGGSNNGSVKINEDLLHFYLNNNFTN encoded by the coding sequence ATGTCAACTATAAAAAGAAAACGATGCTTTGTTATCGCATTTGCTTTATTGATAATTGCTCTTTTGAGTACAGTTTTTGGAATAGAAGTTAATGCTTCTTCTAGTTTTAGAATGTACAGACGACATGACTGTACTGATTCTGATCCAACGTCTTATGATCAGTATGCGCTTTTTACTTTGTCTGGTTTGAATAATTACAATGTACCAAGATACGGCAATCCGAATGACTTGAAACGAGATGCTAATCAAAGTATTGTAAGTATAGGACTGAATGGAACAGGTTTTGTTGTTGGAAATCATATTATTGCAACAGCAGCTCACTGCGTTTATAGTAAGAACAGTGGCGAATTTTATTATCCTCCGATTTATATGATGGGAAGTGGTAACACTCCTATAATGACTATGTATCCTAGATATATTCATATAAGTAAAGATTATATAACAGATTCTGAACCATACAGATATGATTATGCATTGATTTATGTAGAAAATGATCTCAGTAATTATGTAATGAACTTGGGTGTTATGAGAGATGACTATTACAATGTTGTATATGCATCAGGGTTTCCACAGAGCCACCCAAGTAATGCCCCGAGTGAATATGGATATCGTTATAAATCAGTTGGATATATAGACTGGCCGGCTACCAATAATGATTCTTCAGGTTTAAGTTTATGGCACACAGCAGATATATTTGGCGGAGATAGTGGCGGACCTTTATTTATCAGAGAATCTGTAAGTGACGGAACGATAAGTACTAATTACGCTGATTCTGATGATACTAATAATTCTATAAACCAAAATACAGATTATTCTATATCAGTCGTAGGAATAAATGTTGTATCCGGAGGTTCAAATAACGGAAGCGTAAAAATTAATGAAGATCTTCTTCATTTTTATCTGAACAATAACTTTACCAATTAA
- a CDS encoding reverse transcriptase domain-containing protein yields the protein MISPILANVYLHYVLDIWFERGVKKKLQGEAYFVRFADDFIIMFEYEEEAKAVYEFIKKRLAQFGLELAEDKTRILPFGRNSNTTDTFDFLGFTHYNGKTRYGKYTVGHKISRKKKKIFKAKLKKWIKDNRNVDIKIFMTALNRKLIGTNNYYCISGAYNEVRSLYNHAKFVTFKWLNRRSQRKSFTWEKFQPVWNEMIRKPKVHVNIWAVGKVKYI from the coding sequence CTGATTTCACCAATACTTGCCAATGTGTATTTGCATTATGTTCTTGATATCTGGTTTGAAAGAGGAGTCAAAAAGAAGCTTCAAGGTGAAGCATATTTCGTAAGATTTGCAGATGACTTCATTATCATGTTTGAATATGAAGAGGAAGCTAAAGCAGTATATGAGTTCATAAAGAAAAGACTTGCACAGTTTGGACTGGAACTAGCGGAAGATAAAACGAGAATTCTGCCGTTCGGCAGAAACAGCAATACAACTGATACGTTTGACTTTCTCGGATTTACTCACTACAATGGCAAAACGAGATATGGAAAATATACAGTTGGACACAAAATAAGCAGGAAAAAGAAGAAAATATTCAAAGCAAAGCTCAAGAAGTGGATAAAGGACAACCGAAATGTAGACATAAAGATTTTTATGACAGCGTTGAACAGGAAACTGATAGGTACTAATAACTATTACTGCATTAGCGGAGCATACAACGAAGTCCGAAGTCTTTATAATCATGCAAAGTTTGTAACGTTTAAATGGTTGAACCGGAGAAGCCAGCGAAAAAGCTTTACTTGGGAGAAATTTCAGCCAGTATGGAATGAAATGATAAGAAAGCCTAAAGTTCATGTGAATATATGGGCAGTAGGCAAAGTAAAATACATCTGA
- a CDS encoding site-specific integrase — protein MNQKLLSDLVSDLEQELLRLGYTEGSMCFYRRRWKQLINYAEEHNEEYFTEQLGIAFLKDKFGIAQDDFAKVLPQKETQEIRVIRMIGDFQIHHAVLRRYMKHKEILTDPVFVEARVKFKDFCIEKGYSKVTIGHYVKQSAYMMDYLSANEISDFNDVTIDIIFAYIRTLAGFTYKTIEQNMCSLRAFFRFLYQNEMINHDLASEMPMIKARKQTNIPSVWTHDELKKLIGAIDRGNPKGKRDYAIILIACRLGLRCKDIKELRFENFNWSEKKLCFTQSKTKQPMELPLVPDVGWAVIDYLKYGRPKVDSPYIFVRHLAPFLPFSDEDHLNQLIKTYMIKAHISTANKHRGMHSLRHTMASVLLEKETPLPVISDIIGHIDTNSTAVYLKVDMKQLSECPLDFEEAIDLG, from the coding sequence ATGAATCAAAAGCTATTATCTGACTTGGTTTCAGATTTGGAACAGGAACTTTTACGTCTTGGTTATACGGAAGGCAGCATGTGCTTCTATCGAAGAAGATGGAAGCAGCTGATAAATTATGCTGAAGAGCATAATGAAGAATACTTTACTGAACAACTTGGAATCGCTTTTCTCAAAGATAAATTTGGAATAGCTCAAGATGATTTTGCCAAAGTACTTCCTCAAAAAGAAACTCAGGAAATACGCGTTATTCGTATGATAGGCGATTTTCAAATACATCATGCGGTACTTCGACGTTACATGAAGCATAAAGAAATCCTTACAGACCCGGTATTTGTTGAAGCCAGAGTGAAATTTAAGGATTTCTGTATTGAAAAAGGCTATTCCAAAGTTACAATCGGACATTACGTTAAGCAGTCAGCATACATGATGGATTACCTGTCTGCAAATGAAATAAGTGATTTTAATGACGTAACTATAGATATCATCTTTGCATATATACGTACTCTTGCGGGATTTACTTACAAAACAATTGAACAGAATATGTGTTCACTAAGAGCTTTCTTCAGATTTCTTTATCAAAATGAAATGATAAACCATGATCTGGCAAGTGAAATGCCAATGATCAAGGCGCGTAAGCAGACAAATATTCCTTCAGTATGGACACATGATGAATTGAAAAAACTTATCGGAGCAATTGATCGTGGAAATCCGAAAGGAAAACGAGATTATGCAATTATTCTTATTGCCTGCCGGCTTGGTTTAAGATGCAAGGACATTAAAGAGCTTCGGTTTGAAAACTTTAACTGGTCAGAAAAAAAGCTCTGTTTTACTCAGTCTAAAACCAAACAGCCAATGGAATTGCCTCTTGTTCCGGATGTCGGATGGGCTGTAATTGATTATCTTAAATATGGAAGGCCTAAGGTGGACAGTCCGTATATTTTTGTGCGTCATCTTGCACCGTTTCTGCCTTTTTCAGATGAAGATCATCTTAATCAGTTAATCAAAACCTATATGATTAAGGCTCATATTTCAACAGCAAACAAGCATAGAGGTATGCATAGTTTAAGGCATACTATGGCAAGTGTACTTCTTGAAAAAGAAACACCTCTTCCGGTGATTTCAGATATCATAGGTCACATAGATACAAATTCTACTGCCGTTTATCTTAAAGTTGATATGAAGCAGCTCTCTGAATGTCCATTGGATTTTGAGGAGGCGATTGATCTTGGCTGA
- a CDS encoding tyrosine-type recombinase/integrase, with translation MAENEFSGPFAKEMSDFVELKMALGYKYTTERGILKRFGSFLSSEYDDLDSLSKEAVTKWCSKTLHETDNNHCSRASLVRQFSKYLNSIGIKAWVLPNKYYPKGNKYIPHIYTPDELTRFFSATDKCTYCSEVPYRHLIMPVFFRLLLSSGLRCSEARMLTVDDVDLDLGILKISDSKNHNDRLVPLSKTMLIRLQRYSEQVHSSGSHEFFFPGYKEKPMTLGNVYKNFRRFLWKAGISHTGDGPRVHDFRHTYCVFKLREWAEQGKDLMVLIPLMRTYLGHQTFNETAYYLKWTADVFPDIRLKLERYCEGIIPEMEEFQ, from the coding sequence TTGGCTGAAAATGAATTTTCCGGACCATTTGCTAAAGAAATGAGCGATTTCGTTGAATTAAAGATGGCGCTTGGTTACAAATACACTACCGAAAGAGGCATATTAAAACGTTTCGGAAGCTTTCTTTCATCAGAATACGATGATTTAGATTCATTATCAAAAGAAGCTGTGACGAAGTGGTGCTCAAAAACACTGCATGAAACAGACAACAACCATTGTTCGCGCGCTTCTTTAGTAAGGCAATTTTCAAAGTATTTGAATAGCATTGGTATTAAAGCGTGGGTATTGCCTAATAAATATTATCCTAAAGGCAATAAATACATACCGCATATTTATACTCCTGATGAATTAACACGCTTTTTTTCAGCAACTGATAAATGCACATACTGCTCTGAAGTTCCATATCGTCATTTAATTATGCCGGTTTTCTTCAGGCTTCTTCTTTCCAGTGGATTACGATGTTCCGAAGCTCGAATGCTAACTGTTGATGATGTGGATTTGGATCTTGGCATACTTAAAATATCTGATTCAAAGAACCACAATGACCGATTAGTACCACTTTCAAAAACAATGCTTATCAGACTTCAAAGGTATTCAGAACAGGTTCATTCTTCAGGTTCACATGAATTCTTTTTTCCAGGATACAAAGAAAAACCTATGACGTTAGGAAATGTGTACAAGAATTTTAGACGTTTTCTATGGAAGGCTGGAATATCACATACTGGAGACGGTCCAAGAGTTCATGATTTCCGTCATACGTATTGTGTTTTTAAATTGCGGGAATGGGCTGAACAGGGAAAAGATCTGATGGTATTAATTCCTCTTATGCGAACATATCTCGGTCATCAGACATTCAATGAAACGGCTTACTATCTCAAATGGACTGCTGATGTATTTCCTGATATCAGACTTAAACTTGAAAGATATTGTGAAGGTATCATACCTGAAATGGAGGAATTTCAATGA
- a CDS encoding site-specific integrase has product MTPTDFSKHLTDFFSNYLPLQKNVSKNTIKAYRDTFKLLLYFCESEEKIKPEKLSMHHLSSDLIERFLLWLETERNCSVSTRNLRLAALHAFFRYAQSESPESLFHYQKVIAIPVKKKKQSIVEHLSPEAVRLLLEQPDRTTTQGRRDLALLSLLYDSGARVQELIDLSVSDFVAGSNPILILTGKGNKIRRVPIMNNTAVLVQKYISENKLDLPHKCNYPLFTNKQHSKLTKEGVAYILNKYAVMAREKTDKIPVKVKCHMLRHSKAVHLLQAGVNLIYIRDFLGHSDIKTTEIYARADSELKRKALENAYPDLVDTNLPDWNENTDLMNWLSKL; this is encoded by the coding sequence ATGACTCCAACAGATTTCTCTAAACATCTTACCGATTTCTTCTCGAATTACCTTCCACTGCAGAAAAATGTCAGCAAAAACACGATAAAGGCTTACAGAGACACTTTTAAACTTCTCTTATACTTTTGCGAAAGCGAAGAAAAAATCAAACCTGAAAAACTTTCCATGCATCATTTATCATCGGATCTCATAGAGCGATTTTTGCTATGGTTGGAAACAGAAAGAAATTGTTCTGTTTCTACAAGAAATCTAAGATTAGCTGCTCTTCATGCTTTTTTCAGATATGCTCAGTCTGAGTCACCGGAGTCGTTATTTCATTACCAGAAAGTTATTGCTATTCCTGTGAAGAAAAAGAAACAATCTATTGTTGAACACCTTTCTCCTGAAGCGGTTAGATTACTTTTGGAACAACCGGACAGAACAACTACACAAGGAAGACGAGATCTGGCTTTACTCAGTCTTTTGTATGACAGCGGCGCAAGAGTGCAGGAACTTATTGATCTTTCTGTCTCCGATTTTGTTGCCGGTTCTAATCCCATACTTATACTAACAGGAAAAGGAAACAAAATCCGGCGTGTACCGATAATGAACAATACAGCAGTTCTGGTTCAAAAGTATATATCTGAAAACAAGCTTGATTTACCTCATAAATGCAATTATCCTCTTTTCACAAACAAACAGCATAGTAAACTTACAAAAGAAGGCGTTGCATATATTCTCAATAAATATGCAGTAATGGCTCGAGAAAAGACTGATAAAATACCGGTTAAAGTTAAATGTCATATGCTCCGCCATTCAAAAGCTGTTCACCTTTTACAGGCTGGCGTAAACTTGATTTATATCCGCGATTTTTTAGGCCATAGTGACATTAAAACTACTGAAATTTATGCAAGAGCAGATTCCGAACTCAAAAGAAAAGCTCTGGAAAATGCTTATCCCGATTTGGTAGATACTAATTTACCAGACTGGAATGAAAATACTGATCTTATGAACTGGCTTTCAAAACTGTGA
- a CDS encoding reverse transcriptase domain-containing protein, with product MSEKHSRLETLINRVNCETLKAKHRKQNARKATGVDRVTKEQYEENLDENIRNLVERMKKFSYRPQPVRRVEIPKANGKTRPLGIPSYEDKLVQGVMADILNDVYEPRFLDVSYGFRPNRGMHDAVKRVDELIMYKRVNYILDCDIKGFFDNVDHKWLMKFLENDIADKNFLRYIVRFLKSGIMKGKIFEESSVGTPQGGLCEALHNPPYAKKNIIQSNSHKTNKIVIHGNVALHNLLFKSQF from the coding sequence TTGTCAGAAAAACATTCCAGACTGGAAACGTTAATCAACCGTGTAAATTGTGAAACGCTGAAAGCGAAACACAGAAAACAGAACGCCAGAAAGGCAACCGGAGTAGACAGGGTAACCAAAGAACAGTATGAGGAAAACCTTGATGAAAACATCAGAAATCTCGTTGAAAGAATGAAGAAGTTTTCATACAGACCTCAGCCTGTCAGAAGAGTGGAAATACCAAAAGCCAACGGCAAAACAAGACCACTCGGTATACCGAGCTACGAAGACAAACTTGTACAGGGAGTAATGGCAGATATACTGAATGATGTATACGAGCCAAGGTTTCTGGATGTTTCCTATGGATTCAGACCAAACAGAGGAATGCATGATGCAGTCAAGAGAGTTGATGAATTGATAATGTACAAGAGAGTAAATTACATACTTGACTGTGACATTAAAGGATTCTTTGATAATGTTGACCACAAGTGGCTGATGAAATTCCTTGAAAATGATATAGCAGACAAGAATTTCTTAAGATATATTGTCAGATTTCTGAAATCAGGAATCATGAAAGGTAAAATATTTGAGGAATCAAGTGTCGGCACACCTCAGGGTGGATTATGCGAAGCTTTGCATAATCCACCTTATGCAAAGAAAAATATTATTCAAAGTAATTCGCATAAAACCAATAAAATCGTGATTCATGGGAATGTTGCTTTGCATAATCTTCTGTTTAAATCACAGTTTTGA
- a CDS encoding DUF3791 domain-containing protein produces MSREGEFLVYCMERYRYYRHLTGKEVSELFKKSGANNYILKCFGALHTVGEEYLINDLDEYIAHTIRANNL; encoded by the coding sequence GTGAGCAGAGAAGGCGAATTTCTTGTATATTGCATGGAACGATACCGCTATTACAGGCACCTTACCGGCAAAGAAGTATCTGAACTGTTCAAAAAAAGCGGTGCGAACAACTATATACTAAAATGCTTCGGCGCACTGCATACAGTAGGCGAAGAATATCTTATCAATGACCTGGATGAATACATTGCTCATACGATCCGCGCCAATAATCTTTGA
- a CDS encoding IS1634 family transposase, with amino-acid sequence MKLNYDKKSKDPTYFIQMGIRNGKKTTTKNVARIGKHSELLKITDDPLSYAKEQVRIYNEEHKKNKTLALDLKIDFNEKIKATDAVTSLSTDKNIGYFFLQYIYGKLEISSFFKNITEDRKIEFNPNLVNRFITFSRIIDPDSKLGSFQKMSNYYEQPDFDYMHIMRTMDLMKDHYDEYISYLYEKSCSIIKRNTSVCYYDCTNYYFETECEDEDYVDEVTGEFIKGLRKYGPSKEHRPNPICEMGLFMDAEGIPLSMCISSGSDNEQTTAIPLEKKLTKMLQGKKFIYCADAGLGSLNIRNFNSMGGRAFIVTQSVKKLSSMLQEAVFNDCDYKLLSSNKHISLNDMKTFDRKDPDNLNLYNDHAYKIIDADKAFDVGLYEEKICKNGKVKKVKSKATLKQKIIISFSRKMMEYQRYIRNRQIERAKKLLENIDPETYKKGPHDVTRFIKRISKSKAEENGSDTYILDKEAIEKEEKYDGFYAVATNLDDDAKSILEISMNRYKIEDCFRIMKTNFDARPVYHSTLNRIIAHFMICYTALLIYRILEKLLEEKGYHFSVYNIIETIRNMNVSNIQDMCYMSNYTCSQVCTALNEITGLELDKQYYLPKTLNGKIKLISK; translated from the coding sequence ATGAAGCTTAATTACGATAAAAAATCCAAAGATCCCACCTATTTTATCCAGATGGGAATCAGAAACGGTAAAAAGACAACAACCAAAAATGTAGCTCGTATCGGTAAGCATTCAGAACTTCTTAAGATTACAGACGATCCTCTTTCATATGCGAAAGAACAGGTCAGAATATATAACGAGGAGCATAAGAAAAATAAAACACTTGCACTTGATCTGAAAATCGACTTTAATGAGAAGATCAAAGCTACCGATGCTGTTACTTCATTATCCACAGACAAAAATATAGGCTATTTCTTTCTTCAGTATATCTACGGAAAACTTGAAATAAGTTCATTTTTCAAAAACATCACTGAAGACAGAAAAATTGAATTCAACCCTAATCTTGTAAACAGATTTATTACGTTTTCAAGAATTATTGATCCGGATTCAAAACTCGGTTCTTTCCAGAAAATGAGTAACTATTACGAACAGCCTGATTTTGATTACATGCATATAATGCGTACCATGGATCTGATGAAAGACCATTACGACGAATATATCAGCTACCTGTATGAAAAAAGCTGCAGTATTATCAAAAGGAATACATCGGTGTGCTATTACGACTGTACAAATTATTACTTTGAAACCGAATGTGAAGACGAAGACTATGTTGATGAAGTAACAGGAGAATTCATCAAAGGGCTTCGTAAATATGGTCCTTCAAAAGAACATCGTCCAAATCCTATCTGCGAAATGGGACTGTTCATGGATGCAGAAGGTATCCCTTTATCCATGTGTATTTCATCAGGTTCTGATAATGAGCAGACTACTGCTATTCCGCTGGAAAAGAAACTTACTAAAATGCTTCAGGGGAAAAAGTTCATATACTGTGCCGATGCAGGTCTTGGATCTTTGAATATCCGTAATTTCAATTCTATGGGTGGTCGTGCGTTTATCGTTACACAGTCCGTAAAGAAACTTTCCTCAATGTTACAGGAGGCGGTTTTTAACGATTGTGATTACAAGCTGCTTTCCAGCAATAAGCATATTTCACTGAACGATATGAAGACATTCGACAGAAAAGATCCTGATAATCTGAATCTTTACAACGACCATGCCTACAAAATAATTGACGCGGATAAAGCGTTCGATGTAGGACTTTACGAAGAAAAAATCTGCAAAAACGGAAAGGTAAAAAAAGTTAAATCCAAAGCAACGCTTAAACAGAAAATCATTATCTCATTTTCAAGAAAAATGATGGAATATCAGCGTTACATACGCAACAGGCAAATTGAAAGAGCGAAAAAGCTGCTTGAAAATATCGATCCTGAAACTTACAAAAAGGGGCCGCATGATGTTACCAGATTCATCAAAAGAATCTCTAAGTCCAAAGCTGAAGAGAACGGTTCCGACACCTACATTCTTGACAAAGAAGCAATTGAAAAAGAAGAAAAATACGATGGCTTTTATGCCGTAGCAACCAATCTTGATGATGACGCAAAATCTATTCTTGAAATCAGCATGAACCGCTACAAAATAGAGGACTGTTTTCGAATCATGAAAACCAATTTTGACGCAAGACCTGTTTACCATAGTACCCTGAACAGAATTATTGCTCATTTTATGATATGCTATACTGCGCTTTTGATTTATCGTATTCTTGAAAAACTGCTTGAAGAAAAAGGATATCATTTTTCAGTATACAATATCATTGAAACAATCCGGAATATGAACGTTTCAAATATCCAGGATATGTGCTACATGTCCAATTATACTTGCTCTCAGGTGTGTACTGCTTTGAACGAAATTACGGGACTTGAGTTAGACAAACAATACTATCTGCCAAAGACTTTGAATGGAAAAATAAAATTAATTTCCAAATAA
- a CDS encoding DUF3791 domain-containing protein: MLKCRHLTGKEVSELFKKSGANNYILKCFGALHTVGEEYLINDLDEYIAHTIRANNL, from the coding sequence GTGTTAAAGTGCCGGCACCTTACCGGCAAAGAAGTATCTGAACTGTTCAAAAAAAGCGGTGCGAACAACTATATACTAAAATGCTTCGGCGCACTGCATACAGTAGGCGAAGAATATCTTATCAATGACCTGGATGAATACATTGCTCATACGATCCGCGCCAATAATCTTTGA
- the secG gene encoding preprotein translocase subunit SecG — MSIAEIVMGVILLLCCLILIFLCLSQDTKAQNSMTSAITGASSESFYGKNEGRTKEAKLIKATKFGLIVFFVLTLAINIVPLFFN; from the coding sequence ATGTCCATCGCAGAGATCGTTATGGGTGTTATTCTGCTTCTGTGTTGTCTTATACTGATATTTCTTTGTCTCAGTCAGGACACCAAGGCTCAGAACAGTATGACTTCCGCTATAACAGGTGCCTCTTCAGAATCATTCTACGGAAAGAATGAAGGAAGAACAAAGGAAGCTAAACTTATCAAAGCTACAAAGTTTGGTCTTATCGTATTCTTTGTACTCACTCTTGCTATAAACATAGTACCGCTTTTCTTTAACTAA